In Podospora pseudoanserina strain CBS 124.78 chromosome 5, whole genome shotgun sequence, a single window of DNA contains:
- a CDS encoding hypothetical protein (EggNog:ENOG503P4T8; COG:S), with protein MVLINIAYTAPINRPGQHPVLTTPQVWAGLVRKVRHAQEFVPVIESCAVASEETNAAGQLVVTRHVNFGQAAPVPGSGGEGGEVEEVCTLFPPHRVDFVQDDGTRVWNHVSQGPGKDGEDLYLTYVFEARDDAVEDGSPDAAALEERFKMTAKRAVESSIETIRRLVSEGKLQSIT; from the exons ATGGTGCTCATCAACATCGCATACACGGCCCCGATCAACCGGCCAGGCCAGCATCCCGTCCTCACAACCCCGCAAGTCTGGGCCGGCCTGGTGCGCAAAGTCCGCCATGCCCAAGAGTTCGTGCCCGTGATCGAGTCCTGCGCCGTAGCCTCCGAGGAGACCAACGCCGCCGGCCAGCTCGTCGTCACCCGCCATGTCAACTTTGGCCAGGCCGCCCCCGTGCCCGGgagcggaggggagggaggcgaggtcgaAGAGGTCTGCACCTTGTTCCCGCCGCACAGGGTCGACTTTGTGCAGGACGACGGCACCAGGGTGTGGAACCACGTCAGCCAGGGTCCCGGCAAGGACGGGGAGGACCTGTACCTGACCTATGTCTTCGAGGCGAGGGACGACGCGGTCGAGGACGGCTCTCCAGACGCGGCAGCTCTCGAGGAGAGGTTCAAGATG ACCGCCAAGAGGGCCGTGGAAAGTTCCATCGAGACCATCAGACGGCTGGTCAGCGAGGGGAAGCTTCAAAGTATCACCTAG
- a CDS encoding hypothetical protein (COG:S; EggNog:ENOG503P3S6) yields MAPRSQYDPIATQYTSYTTVPDMRLETSLVRTALGPCQPTDTILDLGGGSGLHARTAVDLGAGRVDVVDISPEMLLAGRQIEESLGRTDRRIRYIHSDVTKPLPPHLAEQKYDVVMANWVLDHAESMDDLIGMWRNIASALKPGGRFVNVRVRCLRAGYLTRGKYGVVFSDFEEIVTGGPGWRYNVSFRLDGVPVVFEATSMEATLGLDHSIPESMGMGGWGVVPLEEDEVVKGDREYWADHVREPSFVVVVGRKLGG; encoded by the coding sequence ATGGCTCCCCGATCCCAATACGACCCCATAGCAACCCAGTACACCTCGTACACCACCGTCCCCGACATGCGGCTCGAAACCTCCCTCGTCCGCACCGCCCTCGGCCCCTGCCAGCCCAccgacaccatcctcgacctcggAGGCGGCAGCGGCCTCCACGCCCGCACCGCCGTCGACCTCGGCGCCGGCCGCGTCGACGTCGTGGACATCTCCCCCGAAATGCTCCTCGCCGGCCGGCAAATCGAGGAGTCCCTCGGCCGGACCGACCGCCGCATCCGTTACATCCACTCCGACGTCACCaagcccctcccccctcacctcgCAGAACAGAAATACGACGTCGTCATGGCGAACTGGGTGCTGGATCACGCCGAGAGTATGGACGACCTGATCGGGATGTGGAGAAACATCGCGTCTGCGCTGAagccgggggggaggtttgtgAACGTGAGGGTGAGGTGCTTGCGGGCGGGGTATTTGACTCGAGGAAAATACGGGGTGGTGTTTAGCGACTTTGAAGAGATCGTCACCGGCGGGCCGGGGTGGAGGTATAATGTTAGTTTTCGGCTGGACGGGGTGCCGGTCGTGTTTGAGGCTACGTCTATGGAGGcgacgttggggttggatCACAGCATACCTGAGAgcatggggatgggggggtggggggttgtgccgttggaggaggatgaggtggtcAAGGGGGATAGGGAGTATTGGGCTGATCATGTCAGGGAGCCGTCgtttgtggttgtggtgggaaGGAAGCTGGGGGGGTAG
- a CDS encoding hypothetical protein (COG:S; EggNog:ENOG503NVEM): MGASGPVTAHSGGRRLVHSHAKECDIPGTVDLSVREGDDTAYGQALYPVPAEDPNDPLQWSPIRKTLILVVCSLYSFLSNSALLGPSVYIGIFAAEFNTSFTDASNLISYANLAFGFGSLLLVPSYHKFGRRPVMLGSLILYCGGLLACSQVQTYSGLMAARVVHCFGASVCEALPVQLVNDIFFLHERGKRLGYYTVCLCFGATGPLFAGYMLNGGHSWRLFFWVEFAFGAALFILAFLVVEETLYHRKPPVGSSSPERQSLEGGEEKPTSVESTTPETGAAIPPRKTFVQSLKFWGVYEKDADFLLMIARSFTYFLVPHVLWVITTYGIYIGLGALTFNYIFPLKITAPPYNWSQLDSGLIAVASFLGYLLAIPFTPSSDRLAARLTRKNKGIREAEMRLGVMLPVMLLAPAGLIVFGFAAERDLHWVAYFAGVVMCNFCSYFYFTFTLAYAIDSYTSNISEMLIAMNLGKQAISFGMGLDLLDWVTRHGYAVMIAGVFGAILLANNLALLVFMLYGKRIRAFMSTTWLARVHRESVREVATH, translated from the exons ATGGGTGCTTCAGGACCAGTCACCGCCCACAGCGGCGGGCGACGTCTGGTACACAG CCACGCCAAAGAATGCGACATCCCCGGCACCGTCGACCTCTCCGTCCGCGAAGGGGACGACACAGCCTACGGACAAGCGCTGTACCCGGTCCCGGCCGAGGACCCCAATGATCCCCTCCAG TGGTCGCCCATCCGCAAAACCCTCATCCTTGTCGTCTGCTCTCTCTACTCATTTCTGAGCAACTCGGCCCTGCTGGGTCCGTCGGTGTACATTGGCATTTTCGCCGCCGAGTTCAACACATCCTTCACCGACGCCAGCAATCTCATCAGCTATGCCAACCTGGCGTTCGGGTTTGGCAGCTTGCTCCTCGTGCCGAGCTACCACAAGTTCGGCAGGAGGCCGGTGATGCTGGGCAGTCTGATTCTCTACTGCGGAGGCCTGCTTGCTTGTTCTCAAGTCCAGACCTATTCGGGCTTGATGGCTGCCAGAGTGGTGCACTGCTTTGGCGCGAGTGTCTGCGAGGCGTTGCCGGTGCAGCTGGTGAATgacatcttcttcctgcacgagagagggaagaggttgggttATTACACCG TTTGCCTTTGCTTCGGAGCCACAGGGCCCCTTTTTGCCGGATACATGCTCAACGGCGGACACTCGTGGAGGTTGTTCTTCTGGGTCGAGTTTGCATTCGGCGCGGCCCTCTTTATCCTGGCCTTTCTCGTGGTAGAGGAGACTCTGTACCACAGAAAGCCTCCGGTCGGCTCCTCGTCCCCGGAAAGGCAGAGCTtggagggcggggaagaaAAGCCCACCTCGGTAGAAAGCACCACGCCAGAGACCGGAGCAGCCATTCCACCCAGAAAGACGTTTGTCCAAAGCCTCAAGTTCTGGGGTGTCTATGAGAAAGACGCCGACTTCTTGCTGATGATCGCTCGGTCCTTCACCTACTTTCTAGTCCCGCACGTTCTGTGGGTCATCACCACATATG GCATCTACATTGGCCTGGGcgccctcaccttcaactacatcttccccctcaaGATCACGGCACCGCCCTACAACTGGTCCCAGCTCGACTCCGGCCTCATCGCCGTGGCGTCGTTCCTGGGCTACCTCCTGGCCATCCCGTTCACGCCGTCGTCGGACCGGCTCGCGGCCCGCCTCACACGCAAAAACAAGGGCATCCGCGAGGCCGAGATGCGTCTGGGCGTCATGCTCCCCGTCATGCTCCTGGCCCCTGCCGGGCTCATCGTCTTTGGCTTCGCGGCCGAGAGGGACCTCCACTGGGTGGCCTACTTTGCCGGCGTCGTCATGTGCAACTTTTGCAGCTACTTCTACTTCACCTTCACGCTGGCCTACGCCATTGACAGCTACACGAGCAACATTAGCGAGATGCTCATCGCCATGAACTTGGGCAAGCAGGCCATCAGCTTCGGCATGGGGCTGGACCTGCTGGACTGGGTGACGCGGCACGGGTACGCCGTCATGATTGCCGGGGTGTTTGGGGCCATTCTGTTGGCGAACAACCTGGCGCTGCTGGTGTTTATGCTGTACGGCAAAAGGATCCGGGCGTTTATGAGCACGACCTGGCTGGCGAGGGTGCACAGGGAGAGTGTGAGGGAGGTTGCGACCCATTGA
- a CDS encoding hypothetical protein (EggNog:ENOG503NZQB; COG:S) — protein MHQLYSPLLIAAILQLCSATTPLIAKPDPHICGLRLNSTKDHPCTSVHAGLDIPTLSLRDDSDNQSFRWGEGECYAMAFADDHTIIIISPDWRTNLKIITISHNAMKKRADENGCHIRPGQDLPKNVGMSASQCVRKLRVPGVIFNNHLSWIDHARHLRVKVLKTEQYMRRISSSIRGPPTWQMRSLFCSNVRPMLFYAGAAWYLPDNKRHADSWNTALKMLEAAQWKCLVVISGAVKYPPSELLLHELRIETVDRLLWKCRLIASQHPIIKAYAHAARYHPRLLRWSLSRPPTVPNGTTRNKLSPLSYRPRAEVRQGHQSESRQRPFEGWDDTTFGLRGSFGFRSTMGTNAVFDAAWCLVRRNLTLRRVVRSLGC, from the exons ATGCACCAACTATATTCCCCTCTCTTGATTGCTGCAATCCTACAACTATGCTCAGCCACCACACCTCTGATCGCCAAGCCAGACCCTCACATTTGCGGCCTCAGACTCAACAGCACCAAAGACCACCCCTGCACCAGTGTCCACGCCGGCCTTGACATTCCCACCCTGAGCCTGCGAGATGACTCGGATAACCAGTCCTTCcgatggggggagggggagtgttACGCCATGGCGTTTGCCGAcgaccacaccatcatcatcatctctcccGACTGGCGGACCAACCtcaagatcatcaccatctcgcACAACGCCATGAAGAAACGGGCTGACGAGAATGGGTGTCACATTCGCCCCGGCCAA GACCTTCCGAAGAATGTCGGCATGTCGGCCAGCCAGTGCGTGCGCAAGCTGCGCGTCCCGGGTGTGATTTTCAACAATCATCTCAGCTGGATTGATCATGCCAGACAT CTTCGAGTCAAGGTTCTCAAAACCGAGCAGTACATGCGGCGAATCTCCAGCTCCATCAGAGGACCCCCGACGTGGCAGATGCGAAGTCTCTTCTGCTCCAATGTTCGACCCATGCTTTTCTACGCCGGCGCCGCGTGGTACCTGCCCGACAACAAGCGACATGCGGACAGCTGGAACACGGCCTTGAAGATGCTCGAAGCGGCTCAGTGGAAATGTCTGGTGGTTATCTCAGGCGCCGTCAAATATCCGCCCTCAGAATTGCTCCTGCACGAGTTGCGCATTGAGACTGTCGACCGTCTTTTATG GAAGTGTCGTCTCATCGCCTCGcaacatcccatcatcaaggcCTACGCACACGCTGCGCGCTACCACCCAAGACTGCTGAGATGGAGCTTGAGCAGGCCTCCAACTGTCCCAAACGGCACCACCCGAAACAAACTCTCGCCTCTCAGCTACCGACCCAGGGCCGAAGTACGCCAAGGACATCAATCCGAATCTCGTCAAAG GCCTTTCGAAGGCTGGGACGATACGACTTTTGGATTGCGTGGGTCGTTCGGCTTCCGCAGTACGATGGGAACAAACGCAGTTTTCGATGCGGCATGGTGTTTGGTGCGCCGGAACTTGACTTTgcggcgggtggtgag GTCCCTTGGATGCTGA
- a CDS encoding hypothetical protein (EggNog:ENOG503P8TQ): protein MVHLLDLPDELLIQICGAFPQADISDIKSCRLSCQRLCAASSHLLVPLVAVDCRKASLERFTKILRHPTISRGVRTVRVPIHSYRHELSDLCASFVKFVVEPALHARAAHDHHRRAALCFFRRYLDGHGNGTPLEHDNSLWLRALRLVHGEYQRLYREQEALRSEGTFVDTVASAVATMPRGTVLIYDDKPCSTLDAASLQVLVREHCRLLGLDPSAWRPIWYEMLSPTTWTDLVRDDFGWEAFAPDPAFQEPPMDFILELPGAIARAGGQVHDMRFDLSCETPLRHLGSGVATRSHLASATQQLQAFTLISHQPQTETLSHDYASSVLARTPNLGFLRLDIASPGSHPDILVSRLWPRLQNIHLAGVQLTLPDLVAFLDGVPAYVENMRLSSVHLMQGSWADALEALRQKSYGSFTVEDPRGSEAEHVSVAFETGGNGPGDRFVKRVRVPGCLSPAEAFVRRVTDTNPCQS from the coding sequence ATGGTGCATCTTCTGGACTTGCCCGATGAGCTTCTCATCCAAATCTGCGGGGCTTTCCCACAGGCCGACATCTCAGACATCAAGAGCTGCCGTCTGAGTTGCCAGCGACTCTGCGCCGCAAGCTCCCATCTCTTGGTGCCCCTCGTGGCCGTCGACTGCCGCAAAGCCTCGCTCGAACGCTTCACCAAGATCCTACgccaccccaccatctcccgcGGCGTTCGCACTGTTCGTGTTCCCATACATTCCTATCGCCATGAGCTGAGCGACCTCTGTGCCAGCTTTGTCAAGTTTGTGGTCGAACCAGCCCTCCACGCCCGTGCCGCCCACGACCATCATCGCAGAGCCGCCCTTTGTTTCTTCCGCCGATATCTAGACGGACACGGCAATGGCACCCCCCTGGAGCACGACAACAGTCTGTGGCTGCGGGCCCTGCGTCTCGTCCATGGGGAGTACCAAAGGCTCTACAGGGAGCAAGAAGCGCTGCGAAGCGAGGGAACCTTTGTCGACACGGTTGCCTCGGCCGTGGCCACCATGCCCCGCGGAACTGTCTTGATATACGATGACAAGCCGTGCAGCACCCTGGACGCCGCCAGCCTCCAAGTCTTGGTCCGAGAACATTGTCGCCTGCTAGGCCTTGATCCATCTGCCTGGCGCCCCATCTGGTACGAGATGTTGTCTCCTACAACCTGGACCGACTTGGTCAGAGATGACTTTGGCTGGGAGGCCTTTGCTCCGGATCCCGCCTTCCAAGAGCCGCCGATGGATTTTATACTCGAACTTCCAGGCGCCATTGCAAGGGCTGGAGGCCAGGTCCATGACATGCGGTTTGATCTGTCTTGCGAGACACCTCTGCGTCACCTCGGGTCAGGTGTAGCAACTCGGTCCCATCTTGCCTCTGCGACGCAACAACTACAGGCCTTTACCCTCATctctcaccagccacaaACGGAGACGCTATCTCACGACTATGCAAGCTCGGTGCTGGCCAGAACACCCAATCTCGGTTTTCTTCGTCTCGACATCGCGTCTCCCGGTTCGCATCCTGACATCCTAGTTTCCCGGCTATGGCCTCGTCTCCAGAACATACACCTCGCCGGAGTCCAGCTTACGCTGCCGGACTTGGTGGCCTTCCTAGATGGAGTACCGGCTTATGTCGAGAACATGCGTCTGAGCTCGGTTCACCTGATGCAAGGCTCGTGGGCAGACGCCTTGGAAGCCTTGCGGCAGAAATCCTACGGCTCCTTTACCGTCGAAGATCCAAGGGGGTCTGAGGCGGAACACGTGAGTGTTGCCTTCGAAACAGGTGGGAATGGTCCAGGAGACCGGTTTGTGAAACGTGTGAGGGTGCCAGGTTGTCTCAGTCCAGCAGAGGCATTCGTCCGCAGGGTCACAGACACCAATCCGTGCCAGAGCTGA
- a CDS encoding hypothetical protein (EggNog:ENOG503NW77; COG:P): MAEPEIVPVTEWPEWSSNPDGGDPLTQDLNAPYDKGDLAWLLVCTILCWQITPAIGFLYAGMHRRKAALTMVLQSLFCACACGIQYWIYGYSLYQSRTTNPILGDLSLAVFKNVLAQPSLANSDIPDILYAAFGFTFVSATAMILAGAMLERGRLFPSMVFLLCWTTFVYYFLAYWEWNPSGWLYNLGLYDFAGSGPVHIASGFGALAWSMMLGPRLNEHGVAPTVSDRKSKLAHYKPHSPLLMCIGTVFIWFGWFAFNGASTANLSLRSIYVVVNTNLAACGGGITWVILEYLYKKKFSLTGFCSGIIAGLVGITPAAGFVPVYVACLVGAITSVCSFYVVKYKYILSVDDGLDIFAIHGIGGVVGDILTGFFAASFVPALDGVSGALYEGGWWNRNFRQMGLQLAGATTCAAWSFFVSCLLLFVINKIPGLHIRATEEQEVRGLDLNYLEDLDFEDGLGHGCMISEGASRHSNTPPQREIVKAEGGEKKE; the protein is encoded by the exons ATGGCTGAACCAGAGATCGTCCCCGTTACAGAGTGGCCGGAATGGTCCTCCAACCCCGACGGCGGTGACCCGCTCACCCAGGATCTCAACGCGCCCTACGACAAGGGCGACCTGGCCTGGCTGCTTGTCTGCACCATCCTGTGCTGGCAAATCACGCCCGCCATCGGCTTCCTCTATGCGGGCATGCACCGCCGCAAGGCGGCTCTGACCATGGTGCTGCAGTCCCTGTTCTGTGCCTGCGCCTGCGGCATCCAGTACTGGATCTACGGCTACAGCCTGTACCAGTCCCGAACCACCAACCCGATCCTCGGTGATCTCAGCCTGGCCGTCTTCAAAAATGTCCTTGCCCAGCCCAGCCTTGCCAACAGCGACATCCCCGACATCTTGTATGCTGCCTTTGGCTTCACCTTTGTCAGCGCCACCGCCATGATCTTGGCCGGAGCCATGCTGGAGCGCGGCCGCCTCTTTCCCAGCATGGTCTTCCTGCTCTGCTGGACGACATTTGTGTACTACTT CCTCGCATACTGGGAGTGGAACCCTTCCGGTTGGTTGTATAATTTGGGCCTCTACGACTTTGCTGGTTCGGGCCCTGTCCACATTGCGAGCGGCTTCGGCGCCCTGGCCTGGTCCATGATGCTGGGCCCCCGTCTGAACGAGCACGGCGTCGCCCCCACCGTCAGCGACCGCAAGTCTAAGCTTGCCCACTACAAGCCCCACAGCCCGCTCCTCATGTGCATCGGCACCGTCTTCATCTGGTTCGGCTGGTTCGCCTTCAACGGCGCCAGCACCGCCAACCTGAGCCTGCGGTCCATCTACGTCGTGGTGAACACGAACCTGGCCGCGTGCGGTGGCGGCATCACGTGGGTCATTCTCGAGTACCTGTACAAGAAGAAGTTCAGCCTGACGGGCTTCTGCTCGGGCATCATTGCGGGCCTGGTCGGCATCACGCCTGCTGCCGGATTTG TTCCCGTGTACGTGGCCTGCCTCGTGGGTGCCATCACCTCGGTCTGCTCCTTTTACGTCGTCAAGTACAAGTACATCCTCTCGGTCGACGACGGCCTCGACATCTTCGCCATCCACGGCATCGGCGGTGTCGTCGGCGACATCCTCACCGGCTTCTTCGCGGCCAGCTTCGTGCCCGCCCTCGACGGCGTGTCGGGCGCCTTGTACGAAGGTGGCTGGTGGAACCGCAACTTCCGCCAGATGGGTCTCCAACTGGCCGGCGCCACCACTTGCGCCGCCTGGTCGTTCTTCGTCTCGTGCCTCTTGCTGtttgtcatcaacaagattCCCGGTCTCCACATCCGCGCCaccgaggagcaggaggttCGCGGCCTGGACCTGAACTACCTCGAGGACCTGGACTTTGAGGACGGCCTGGGCCATGGGTGCATGATTTCCGAGGGTGCTTCCCGGCACTCCAACACGCCGCCTCAGCGGGAAATTGTCAAGGCCGAGGgcggggagaagaaggaataG
- a CDS encoding hypothetical protein (EggNog:ENOG503Q0BQ; COG:S): MGKDIWFVPFDNITKIMQTYFATMLTYVTTRFFIRASIILFYLRVFPAQSNFRLGKVIVWTGVFNIIYTIAFFFASLLQCQPISAFWTAWEGVGKDQCVNLNAMAWSAAATGIAFDLWLLALPFPQLLSLNLHWKKKLMGSMMFLVGAAVIVISLIRLKTINATTRAVNPTKDTVDLSLWSGIEIDVGVICPCLPSFRLLLRKVLPRLMGESTRSYELDPISKGEGGVTVTTKISAHIEPSGNNGIFLRPHKDSNTGRSCESVTGLVELSDEESNHGRQKA; encoded by the exons atgggaaaagACATCTGGTTCGTGCCGTttgacaacatcaccaagatcATGCAGACGTACTTTGCCACCATGTTGACGTACGTGACGACTCGATTCTTCATCCGcgcctccatcatcctctttTACCTGCGAGTCTTTCCCGCGCAGTCCAACTTTAGGCTGGGCAAGGTGATTGTCTGGACGGGCGTGTTCAACATTATTTACACtatcgccttcttcttcgcctccttgCTTCAGTGCCAACCGATATCAGCGTTTTGGACGGCGTGGGAGGGCGTTGGGAAGGATCAGTGCGTCAACCTCAACGCGATGGCTtggtcggcggcggcgacgggGATAGCGTTTGATTTATGGCTGCTGGCTTTGCCATTTCCGCAGCTGCTGTCGCTTAATCTGCactggaagaagaagttaATGGGGTCGATGATGTTTCTTGTGGGCGCAGC TGTAATTGTCATCAGCTTGATCCGGCTCAAGACTATCAACGCGACCACCCGGGCTGTCAACCCTACTA AGGATACGGTGGACCTCTCCCTGTGGAGTGGCATCGAAATCGACGTGGGCGTTATCTGTCCCTGCCTGCCTAGCTTCCGACTCCTCCTGCGAAAGGTCCTACCGCGCCTGATGGGAGAGTCTACAAGGTCGTACGAGCTTGACCCGATCTCcaagggggaaggaggcgtGACGGTGACGACCAAGATCTCGGCCCATATTGAGCCGTCGGGGAATAATGGGATATTCTTGCGGCCGCACAAGGACTCGAACACGGGGAGGAGCTGTGAGAGTGTTACTGGACTGGTGGAGCtgtcggatgaggagagTAACCATGGTCGGCAGAAGGCGTAA